In one Pseudomonas fitomaticsae genomic region, the following are encoded:
- a CDS encoding aldehyde dehydrogenase family protein: protein MSLALERLVAGTPIPFAGNRVTVVSPELAERFRPGDHLLVEQVSGELLLIPVVDQQAASVAIERAAAAFTALSAVPDEAISRFFDLFAQRLENPDAWARIETANLADIERAKARGRSTTRLLADERMRRDMIAGLRAWRDAPATRGKVISSVEHDGWKVEQVVSPLGIVAFVFEGRPNVFADAAGVLRTGNTAVLRIGSDALGTAQAIVTHALNPALADAGLPAGAVSLVESVNHAAGWAMFADRRLSLAVARGSGRAVSQLGSIAQQAGTAVSLHGTGGAWLIADRDADAKRFAAVVRNSLDRKVCNTLNVCLIQRERAAELVPLFLDALQQAGTARGQGCKLHIVEGSESYLPSDWRNATVEVYRAEGYQTEALAEPLPEAQLGREWEWEETPEASLMIVDDLDQAIALFNRYSPQFTVSLISEDAAVQERFYSAVNAPFVGNGITRWVDGQYALNKPELGLSNWESGRLFARSAILSGDGVFTVRSRMTQIDLDVKR, encoded by the coding sequence ATGTCTCTCGCGCTCGAACGTCTCGTCGCTGGCACGCCTATCCCTTTCGCCGGTAACCGCGTCACCGTGGTCAGCCCCGAACTGGCCGAGCGTTTCCGACCCGGCGACCACCTGCTGGTGGAGCAGGTGAGTGGCGAGCTGTTGCTGATTCCGGTGGTGGATCAACAGGCCGCGTCGGTGGCGATCGAGCGTGCAGCGGCGGCGTTTACTGCGCTGTCCGCTGTGCCGGATGAAGCGATCAGCCGCTTCTTCGATCTGTTCGCCCAGCGTCTGGAAAACCCGGACGCCTGGGCACGGATCGAAACCGCGAACCTTGCCGACATCGAACGGGCCAAGGCTCGAGGTCGTTCCACCACCCGTTTGCTTGCCGACGAGCGCATGCGCCGCGACATGATCGCCGGCCTGCGCGCCTGGCGTGATGCGCCGGCGACCCGTGGCAAAGTGATCAGCAGCGTTGAGCATGACGGCTGGAAGGTCGAGCAAGTGGTGTCGCCGCTGGGCATCGTCGCGTTCGTGTTTGAAGGTCGGCCGAACGTATTTGCCGACGCCGCTGGCGTGCTGCGTACCGGCAACACCGCCGTGCTGCGCATTGGCAGCGATGCGCTGGGCACTGCGCAAGCCATTGTTACTCACGCCCTGAACCCGGCGCTGGCCGATGCCGGTCTGCCGGCCGGTGCGGTGTCGCTGGTGGAGAGCGTCAACCACGCCGCCGGTTGGGCGATGTTCGCCGATCGGCGTCTGTCGCTGGCGGTGGCCCGTGGTTCGGGCCGTGCGGTCAGCCAGTTGGGCAGCATCGCCCAGCAGGCCGGCACCGCCGTCAGTCTGCACGGCACCGGTGGTGCGTGGCTGATCGCCGACCGCGATGCCGACGCCAAGCGCTTTGCCGCTGTGGTGCGCAACTCGCTGGATCGCAAGGTTTGCAATACGCTGAACGTCTGCCTGATCCAGCGCGAACGCGCGGCTGAACTGGTGCCGTTGTTCCTCGATGCCTTGCAGCAGGCCGGCACCGCGCGTGGTCAGGGCTGCAAATTGCACATCGTCGAAGGCAGCGAAAGCTACCTGCCGAGCGACTGGCGGAACGCGACGGTCGAGGTCTATCGCGCCGAGGGTTACCAGACCGAAGCCCTGGCCGAGCCGCTGCCGGAGGCGCAACTGGGCCGCGAGTGGGAATGGGAAGAAACCCCGGAAGCCAGCCTGATGATCGTCGACGATCTGGATCAGGCCATCGCGCTGTTCAATCGTTACAGCCCGCAGTTCACGGTGTCGCTGATCAGCGAAGACGCGGCGGTCCAGGAGCGTTTCTACAGCGCGGTCAACGCGCCGTTCGTGGGCAACGGCATCACCCGTTGGGTCGATGGCCAGTACGCGCTGAACAAGCCGGAACTGGGCCTTTCGAACTGGGAAAGTGGCCGGTTGTTTGCCCGCAGCGCGATCCTTTCCGGTGACGGTGTGTTCACCGTACGCAGCCGCATGACGCAAATCGATCTGGACGTAAAACGCTGA
- a CDS encoding carbonic anhydrase, with amino-acid sequence MKNLIEGFLKFQNEAFPQRTELFKHLATTQTPGTLFITCSDSRVIPELLTQQEPGELFVIRNAGNIVPSYSPHPGGVSATVEYAVAVLGVTDIVICGHSDCGAMTAIAQCKCMDHLPAVSGWLQHAESAKVVNESRPHANDAAKLSSMVRENVIAQLANIQTHPSVRLAQEKGLLNLHGWVYDIETGSIDALSADRRTFVSLAEQPSTCAVYGQAVDAA; translated from the coding sequence ATGAAAAACCTGATCGAAGGCTTCCTGAAGTTCCAGAACGAGGCGTTTCCACAACGCACCGAGCTGTTCAAACACCTGGCGACGACCCAAACCCCGGGCACCTTGTTCATCACCTGCTCCGACAGCCGTGTAATACCGGAACTGCTGACCCAGCAAGAACCCGGCGAGCTGTTCGTGATCCGCAACGCCGGCAATATCGTGCCGTCCTACAGTCCGCATCCGGGTGGGGTTTCGGCGACGGTGGAATACGCGGTAGCCGTGCTCGGCGTGACCGACATCGTGATCTGCGGCCACTCCGATTGCGGCGCCATGACCGCCATCGCCCAGTGCAAATGCATGGATCACCTGCCCGCCGTCAGCGGCTGGCTGCAACACGCCGAGTCGGCGAAAGTGGTCAACGAATCGCGGCCGCATGCCAATGACGCAGCCAAGCTGAGTTCGATGGTGCGGGAAAACGTGATCGCGCAACTGGCGAATATCCAGACTCACCCGAGCGTGCGCCTGGCCCAGGAGAAAGGCCTGCTGAATCTGCACGGCTGGGTGTACGACATCGAGACCGGCTCGATCGACGCGCTGAGTGCCGACCGCCGTACTTTCGTCTCGCTGGCCGAGCAACCGTCGACGTGCGCGGTGTACGGTCAGGCAGTCGATGCTGCTTGA
- the cynS gene encoding cyanase, with amino-acid sequence MQSQAYNDSRIALTTRALDAKAQKNLSWQDLADGTGLSLAYVTAALLGQHPLPKAAAEVVGDKLELSVEDVAALQIIPLRGSLDGVPTDPTIYRFHEMIQIYGTTLKALVHEQFGDGIISAINFKLDIKKVEDPEGGSRAVVTLDGKFLPLRPF; translated from the coding sequence ATGCAATCCCAAGCCTACAACGACAGCCGCATCGCCCTGACCACCCGCGCCCTGGATGCCAAGGCTCAGAAAAACCTGTCGTGGCAGGACCTGGCCGACGGCACCGGCCTGAGCCTGGCTTACGTCACCGCCGCCCTTCTCGGTCAGCATCCACTGCCGAAAGCCGCGGCCGAAGTGGTCGGCGACAAGCTTGAGTTGAGCGTCGAAGACGTCGCCGCCCTGCAAATCATCCCGCTGCGCGGCAGCCTCGACGGTGTGCCGACCGACCCGACCATCTACCGCTTCCACGAGATGATCCAGATCTACGGCACCACCCTGAAGGCGCTGGTTCACGAGCAGTTCGGCGACGGCATCATCAGCGCGATCAACTTCAAGCTCGACATCAAGAAAGTCGAAGACCCTGAAGGTGGTTCCCGCGCCGTGGTCACCCTCGACGGCAAGTTCCTCCCGCTTCGTCCGTTCTGA
- a CDS encoding HvfX family Cu-binding RiPP maturation protein — protein MTTALSSAVKGLHLNLDRAGQWLAPLTLRLFIAWEFFESGLEKFNGQNWFEDIQERFPFPFDHLPATLNWELSMWAELICALAILIGFGTRISAISLIVVTVVATAAVHWPADWSSLSELAQGYAITNKGFGNFKLPAIYLAALVPLVFAGAGKLSVDAWLARFFWKRASR, from the coding sequence ATGACCACAGCTCTCTCGTCGGCCGTCAAAGGCCTGCATTTGAACCTCGACCGCGCCGGCCAGTGGCTCGCGCCGCTGACCCTGCGCCTGTTCATCGCCTGGGAATTTTTCGAATCGGGGCTGGAGAAATTCAACGGCCAGAACTGGTTCGAAGACATTCAGGAGCGGTTCCCGTTTCCCTTCGACCACTTGCCGGCGACGCTGAACTGGGAGCTGTCGATGTGGGCCGAGCTGATCTGCGCGCTGGCGATCCTGATCGGATTCGGCACGCGGATTTCGGCGATTTCGCTGATCGTCGTGACCGTCGTCGCCACCGCTGCCGTGCACTGGCCGGCGGACTGGTCATCGTTGAGTGAACTGGCCCAGGGTTACGCGATCACCAACAAGGGATTCGGCAACTTCAAGCTGCCAGCCATTTATTTGGCTGCGCTGGTGCCGCTGGTGTTTGCCGGGGCCGGCAAGTTGAGCGTGGATGCGTGGCTGGCGCGGTTTTTCTGGAAACGCGCCAGCCGCTGA
- a CDS encoding heavy metal response regulator transcription factor, which produces MNILVVEDEPKAGNYLLNGLQELGYSVSLARDGADGLHLALEFDFDVIVLDVMMPKMDGWEVLRRLRKETDTPVLFLTARDDIADRVKGLELGADDYLIKPFSFAELVARLRTLTRRGPIHEEEQLQVADLQIDVLKRRVTRAGNRITLTNKEFALLQLFATHTGQVLSRSLIASRVWDMNFDSDTNVVDVAVRRLRAKIDDPFPLKLIHSVRGIGYRFDTQP; this is translated from the coding sequence ATGAATATCCTTGTTGTCGAAGACGAACCCAAGGCCGGCAATTACTTGCTCAACGGCTTGCAGGAACTGGGCTACAGCGTGAGCCTGGCCCGGGACGGCGCCGACGGTCTGCACCTGGCGCTGGAGTTCGACTTCGACGTGATCGTGCTGGACGTGATGATGCCGAAAATGGATGGCTGGGAAGTGCTGCGCCGGCTGCGCAAGGAAACCGACACCCCGGTGCTGTTTCTCACCGCCCGCGACGACATCGCCGACCGGGTCAAAGGGCTTGAACTGGGTGCTGACGATTACCTGATCAAGCCGTTTTCCTTCGCCGAACTGGTGGCGCGCCTGCGCACCCTGACCCGGCGCGGGCCGATCCATGAAGAAGAGCAATTGCAGGTCGCAGATCTGCAGATCGACGTGCTCAAGCGCCGGGTCACCCGCGCCGGCAACCGGATCACCCTGACCAACAAGGAATTCGCCCTGCTGCAACTGTTCGCCACCCACACCGGGCAAGTGCTTTCGCGTTCGCTGATCGCCTCGAGGGTGTGGGACATGAATTTCGACAGCGACACCAACGTGGTCGATGTCGCCGTGCGCCGCCTGCGGGCGAAGATCGACGATCCGTTCCCGCTCAAGCTGATCCACAGCGTGCGCGGCATCGGCTACCGCTTCGATACCCAGCCATGA
- a CDS encoding L,D-transpeptidase family protein yields the protein MFKKYACYLSICLLAAPFVACAEEPLPGLPTLPPVPTEMPIEPQSPLQAALISLPQACPTIGTSLNGPALDQLRAFYQQQDWLPVWADGGQLPALHAQLQLLADDGLNPKRYPVALTAPQDGELCADIEISRYYLQALQDLHYGRLLQSHFEPLWHSDETPRDRQAELLAIAVPGVHNVPAAFDLARPQLAQYQNLRHLYAAQRLKALPQWTSVGNGPLLRPDMEDKRVPELARRLYSEGYLSSVVGTPDNAYHGVLVEAVKSFQANHSLQADGVVGPGTIAELNISPLTRREQLRVNLERFRWMAQDMEPDGLLVNVAAAELTLYQGGLPVWQTRTQVGRAERQTPLLKSRVTRLTLNPTWTVPPTIWKEDKLPEIRKDQTFLSRQNLQVLDANGQPLAAADIDWDNPGNILLRQDAGPRNPLGQMVIRFPNPFSVYLHDTPSKALFDKGPRAFSSGCVRVEHPMKLRDFLLSPAEKARTDTLLATGTTHEFRLSNPVPILMTYWTAQVDGQGRVLYAPDIYSRDSALLAGLDRAH from the coding sequence TTGTTCAAAAAGTACGCATGCTACTTGAGCATTTGTTTGCTCGCTGCGCCGTTTGTCGCTTGTGCCGAAGAGCCGCTGCCGGGGCTCCCGACGCTGCCGCCCGTGCCGACGGAAATGCCCATCGAGCCGCAGAGCCCGTTGCAGGCTGCGCTGATCAGCCTGCCCCAGGCATGCCCGACGATCGGCACCAGCCTCAATGGTCCGGCGCTGGATCAGTTGCGCGCGTTCTACCAGCAGCAGGACTGGCTGCCGGTATGGGCGGATGGTGGGCAATTGCCGGCCTTGCATGCGCAATTGCAGCTGTTGGCCGACGATGGCCTGAACCCGAAACGCTACCCGGTGGCGCTCACCGCTCCGCAGGACGGCGAACTGTGCGCCGACATCGAGATCAGCCGTTATTACCTGCAAGCCTTGCAGGATCTGCATTACGGCCGCCTGTTGCAATCGCACTTCGAACCCCTGTGGCATTCCGACGAAACGCCTCGCGACCGTCAGGCCGAATTGCTCGCCATCGCCGTACCGGGCGTGCACAACGTTCCGGCCGCCTTCGATCTCGCCCGCCCGCAGCTGGCGCAGTACCAGAACCTGCGTCATCTGTATGCCGCGCAGCGCCTGAAAGCCTTGCCGCAGTGGACGTCGGTGGGCAACGGGCCGTTGCTGCGTCCGGACATGGAAGACAAGCGCGTGCCGGAACTGGCCCGCCGGTTGTACAGCGAAGGCTACCTGAGCAGTGTGGTCGGCACGCCGGACAACGCTTATCACGGCGTATTGGTGGAGGCGGTGAAGAGCTTTCAGGCCAACCATTCGCTGCAGGCCGACGGGGTGGTGGGGCCGGGAACGATCGCCGAACTCAACATCAGTCCGCTGACCCGTCGCGAACAATTGCGGGTCAACCTTGAACGTTTCCGCTGGATGGCCCAGGACATGGAGCCGGACGGTTTGCTGGTCAACGTCGCCGCTGCCGAACTGACGCTTTATCAGGGCGGCCTGCCGGTCTGGCAGACCCGCACCCAGGTCGGGCGCGCCGAACGCCAGACCCCGCTGCTCAAATCCCGGGTTACGCGCCTGACCCTGAACCCGACCTGGACCGTGCCGCCGACCATCTGGAAGGAAGACAAGCTGCCGGAAATCCGCAAGGACCAGACCTTCCTCAGCCGCCAGAACCTGCAAGTGCTCGACGCCAACGGCCAGCCGCTGGCCGCCGCCGACATCGACTGGGACAACCCCGGCAACATCCTCCTGCGCCAGGACGCCGGGCCGCGCAACCCGCTGGGGCAGATGGTCATTCGGTTCCCCAACCCGTTCTCGGTGTACCTGCACGATACGCCGAGCAAGGCGCTGTTCGACAAGGGGCCACGGGCGTTCAGCTCTGGCTGCGTGCGGGTCGAGCATCCGATGAAGCTGCGCGATTTCCTGCTCAGCCCGGCGGAGAAGGCGCGCACCGACACCTTGCTCGCCACCGGTACCACCCATGAATTCCGGTTGAGCAACCCGGTGCCGATCCTCATGACTTACTGGACGGCACAGGTCGATGGCCAGGGCCGCGTGCTTTACGCGCCGGACATCTACAGCCGGGACAGCGCGTTGCTGGCCGGGCTGGACCGGGCGCATTGA
- a CDS encoding DUF2790 domain-containing protein, with translation MQKVLLTLALLAGLAAQAQADDEAVAYRYGMSPDIAEVVSITPVADVCGVVPVEMTYLDSHGAKHILQYSEFGTGCSN, from the coding sequence ATGCAAAAAGTTCTGCTGACCCTGGCCCTGCTCGCCGGCCTTGCCGCCCAGGCCCAGGCCGATGACGAAGCCGTCGCCTACCGCTACGGCATGTCGCCGGATATCGCTGAAGTCGTGAGCATCACCCCGGTCGCCGACGTCTGCGGCGTGGTGCCGGTCGAGATGACCTACCTCGACAGCCACGGCGCAAAACACATTCTTCAATACAGCGAATTCGGCACCGGCTGTTCGAACTGA
- a CDS encoding HvfA family oxazolone/thioamide-modified RiPP metallophore, which produces MTKLSKTSLTLGLLLAGGLALSSAASASEAFSVKQLDHGYSQTQAKADAAEKTSEGKCGEGKCGAGE; this is translated from the coding sequence ATGACCAAGCTCTCGAAAACCTCCCTGACGCTCGGCCTGCTGCTTGCCGGTGGCCTGGCCCTGTCCAGCGCCGCTTCGGCTTCGGAAGCGTTCAGCGTCAAGCAACTGGATCACGGCTACAGCCAGACCCAGGCCAAGGCCGACGCGGCGGAAAAAACCTCGGAAGGCAAATGCGGCGAAGGCAAGTGCGGCGCCGGCGAGTAA
- a CDS encoding DUF2790 domain-containing protein: MKTLILAFTALLATGSVFAAPAPDAAVIHDKTGFFVHLDVDKVLSSTDISQACGVIPAQLNYLDHQGREHVLDYQVQGSGCINDH; encoded by the coding sequence ATGAAAACCCTGATCCTCGCCTTCACCGCCCTCCTCGCCACCGGTTCCGTGTTCGCCGCGCCTGCGCCGGACGCCGCGGTCATTCATGACAAAACCGGTTTCTTCGTGCACCTGGATGTCGACAAAGTCCTCTCCAGCACCGATATTTCCCAGGCTTGCGGCGTGATCCCCGCGCAGCTCAACTACCTCGACCACCAGGGCCGTGAACATGTGCTGGACTATCAAGTGCAAGGCAGCGGCTGCATCAATGACCATTGA
- the glsB gene encoding glutaminase B, whose translation MQALLNEILDAVRPLIGQGKVADYIPALGTVPANQLGIAVYGNDGEMYCAGDAETPFSVQSISKVFSLVQAIEHSGEAIWERLGHEPSGQPFNSLVQLEFERGRPRNPFINAGALVICDINQSRFAAPALSMRDFVRRLSGNPQVMVDGKVADSEYQHRARNAAMAYLMQSFGNFHNDVEAVLRSYFSHCALRMSCIDLARAFCFLANDGFCKHSGEQILSRRQTQQVNSIMATSGLYDEAGNFAYRVGLPGKSGVGGGIVAVVPGQFTVCVWSPELNTAGNSLAGMAALEMLSSRIGWSVF comes from the coding sequence ATGCAAGCGCTGTTGAACGAGATCCTTGACGCTGTCCGGCCCCTGATCGGGCAGGGCAAGGTGGCTGACTACATTCCCGCCCTCGGCACCGTGCCGGCCAATCAACTGGGCATCGCCGTGTATGGCAACGACGGCGAGATGTATTGCGCCGGCGACGCCGAGACGCCGTTCTCGGTGCAGAGTATTTCCAAGGTGTTCAGCCTGGTGCAGGCCATCGAACATTCCGGCGAGGCGATCTGGGAACGCCTGGGCCACGAGCCGTCCGGCCAGCCGTTCAACTCGCTGGTGCAGCTGGAATTCGAACGCGGCCGTCCGCGCAATCCGTTCATCAATGCCGGGGCGCTGGTGATCTGCGACATCAACCAGTCGCGCTTTGCGGCGCCGGCCTTGTCGATGCGCGACTTCGTACGGCGGCTGTCGGGCAACCCGCAGGTGATGGTCGACGGCAAGGTCGCCGATTCCGAATACCAGCACCGCGCGCGCAACGCGGCGATGGCTTACCTGATGCAATCCTTCGGTAATTTCCACAATGACGTTGAAGCGGTGCTGCGCAGCTACTTTAGCCACTGCGCGTTGCGCATGAGCTGCATCGACCTGGCCCGAGCCTTCTGTTTCCTGGCCAACGACGGCTTCTGCAAACACAGCGGCGAGCAGATTCTCAGCCGACGCCAAACCCAGCAAGTCAACTCGATCATGGCCACCAGCGGCCTCTACGACGAGGCCGGCAACTTCGCCTACCGCGTCGGCCTGCCGGGCAAGAGCGGCGTCGGTGGCGGCATCGTTGCGGTGGTGCCGGGGCAGTTCACGGTGTGCGTGTGGTCGCCTGAGTTGAACACGGCGGGCAACTCGCTGGCGGGAATGGCGGCGCTGGAAATGCTCAGTTCGCGGATTGGCTGGTCGGTGTTCTGA
- a CDS encoding murein L,D-transpeptidase catalytic domain family protein has product MLTFLRRLLLTATAIGVLTSPAFAAGTSSPVLYTSLAHAAPELNPQALKGALSAMQCAINNGAKQSRHLAIIDYSQPSTERRLWIFDLTRKKLVLRDLVAHGSNSGENFATRFSNREGSFQSSLGLFRTQESYQGTHGYSLRMDGLEPGVNDMARDRAIVIHAADYVNPFWSKRTGRLGRSQGCPAVRPQVAKRVIDSLKNGQFMFSWYPDQQWLKSSPYLNCQPQQIASILSTHAS; this is encoded by the coding sequence ATGTTGACGTTTTTGCGCCGACTTCTGCTGACTGCCACCGCCATTGGCGTGCTGACCAGTCCAGCCTTTGCCGCCGGCACCTCTTCGCCGGTTCTGTACACCAGCCTCGCGCACGCCGCTCCGGAACTCAATCCCCAGGCGCTGAAAGGTGCCTTGAGCGCCATGCAATGTGCGATCAACAACGGCGCGAAGCAGTCCCGTCACCTGGCGATCATCGACTATTCGCAGCCGTCCACCGAGCGCCGGTTGTGGATCTTCGACCTGACCCGGAAAAAACTGGTGCTGCGCGACCTGGTCGCTCACGGTTCGAACTCCGGGGAAAACTTCGCCACCCGGTTCTCCAACCGTGAAGGCAGTTTCCAGTCCAGCCTCGGCCTGTTCCGTACCCAGGAAAGTTACCAGGGCACCCACGGTTACTCGCTGCGCATGGACGGTCTGGAACCGGGCGTCAACGACATGGCCCGCGACCGCGCCATCGTGATCCACGCCGCCGACTACGTGAACCCGTTCTGGAGCAAACGCACCGGCCGTCTGGGCCGCAGCCAGGGTTGCCCGGCCGTGCGACCGCAGGTTGCCAAACGGGTGATCGACAGTCTGAAGAACGGCCAATTCATGTTCTCCTGGTACCCGGATCAGCAGTGGCTGAAATCCTCGCCGTACCTCAACTGCCAGCCACAACAGATCGCGAGCATTCTCAGCACCCACGCCAGCTGA